In the Pristis pectinata isolate sPriPec2 chromosome 35, sPriPec2.1.pri, whole genome shotgun sequence genome, one interval contains:
- the med29 gene encoding LOW QUALITY PROTEIN: mediator of RNA polymerase II transcription subunit 29 (The sequence of the model RefSeq protein was modified relative to this genomic sequence to represent the inferred CDS: deleted 1 base in 1 codon), producing MAAPLNQQQQQLAAAQAQQQLVQAQQLAAVQAQAQAQAGQPALAQQQQQQQQQQQQQQQAQQQDDPVAKFKLLIPQLKDSLQNLMRIAAQNLSQNTTIDNGQKSSDTALQRFDKSLEEFYALCDQVELCLRLAFECLSQSIDSAKHSPNLVPTATKPDTVQTESLSYTQYLSMIKSQISCAKDIHNALLECSKRIASKGQI from the exons ATGGCGGCACCGTtgaatcagcagcagcagcagttggCTGCGGCCCAGGCCCAGCAGCAGCTCGTTCAGGCCCAGCAGCTGGCGGCGGTGCAGGCACAGGCTCAGGCACAGGCCGGTCAACCGGCGCTcgcccagcagcagcagcaacaacagcaacaacaacaacaacaacaacaggctCAGCAGCAGGACGACCCTGTGGCCAAGTTCAAGCTACTGATCCCACAGCTGAAGGATTCGCTGCAG AATCTAATGAGGATTGCAGCTCAAAACTTGTCCCAAAACACAACTATTGATAATGGACA GAAGAGCAGTGATACCGCATTGCAGCGCTTCGATAAGAGCTTAGAGGAATTCTACGCTCTCTGTGACCAGGTGGAACTGTGTCTG AGGCTGGCTTTCGAATGTCTATCCCAGAGCATCGACAGTGCTAAACACTCACCCAACCTGGTTCCCACTGCAACCAAGCCTGACACGGTGCAGACGGAGAGCCTGTCATACACC CAGTACCTCAGTATGATCAAGTCACAGATCTCCTGTGCTAAGGACATTCATAATGCCCTCCTGGAGTGCTCAAAGAGGATTGCCAGCAAGGGGCAGATCTGA